The following coding sequences lie in one Glycine soja cultivar W05 chromosome 16, ASM419377v2, whole genome shotgun sequence genomic window:
- the LOC114390423 gene encoding uncharacterized protein At4g15970-like isoform X1 — protein sequence MKDTSTSVDRDKEGSSSGSGSHIWVMRRVMQVTMFLAGLAVLWMFLYNTASPFGIFPAFSHSINAQSSKQANYDPKLESVLRDASMKDKTVIITTLNDAWAEPGSMFDLFLESLQLGNGTQWLSNHLVVITWDQKTLARCLVVHKHCYQVETKGGNYTGEVFYMTPNYLHMMWRRTEFLGSILEMGYNFVFTDTDIMWLRDPFKQFYKDTDFQIACDSFNGNSSDLNNFPNGGFKYVQSNNRTIWFYKFWFDSRNFYPGLNEQDVLNNIKMHPLISKMKLKIRFLSTSYFGGFCQPAEDFNKVSTMHANCCVGIENKVNDLKILLEDWKKYMALSEIEKKESHPSWSVPQLCRTSFERAKERNLIN from the exons ATGAAGGACACCTCCACCAGCGTTGACCGCGACAAGGAAGGGAGTTCCAGTGGCTCCGGTAGCCACATTTGGGTGATGAGAAGGGTCATGCAAGTCACCATGTTCCTTGCTGGGCTTGCTGTGTTGTGGATGTTTCTCTATAACACTGCTTCTCCCTTTGGAATATTCCCTGCCTTCTCACATAGCATCAATGCTCAGTCATCAAAG CAGGCTAATTATGATCCAAAGCTAGAGAGTGTTCTTAGAGACGCATCTATGAAGGATAAGACAGTGATAATCACAACTTTAAATGATGCATGGGCAGAGCCAGGTTCCATGTTTGACCTCTTCCTTGAGAGTTTACAACTAGGGAATGGGACACAATGGCTTTCAAATCACTTGGTGGTAATAACTTGGGACCAAAAGACACTTGCTCGTTGCCTTGTTGTGCACAAACATTGTTACCAAGTAGAAACTAAAGGTGGCAATTACACTGGTGAAGTATTTTACATGACCCCAAACTACCTACACATGATGTGGAGAAGAACTGAATTCCTTGGTTCCATCCTTGAGATGGGATACAACTTTGTGTTCACG gATACTGATATAATGTGGCTTAGAGATCCCTTCAAACAATTTTACAAAGATACAGATTTCCAAATAGCTTGTGATTCTTTCAATGGCAATTCCTCTGACTTAAACAACTTTCCAAATGGAGGATTTAAATATGTGCAATCAAATAACCGAACTATTTGGTTCTATAAGTTCTGGTTCGACTCTAGGAATTTCTACCCTGGGTTGAATGAGCAGGATGTgctcaacaatatcaaaatGCATCCATTAATTTCCAAAATGAAGCTGAAGATTAGGTTCCTTAGCACTAGTTATTTTGGAGGGTTTTGCCAGCCTGCAGAGGACTTCAACAAGGTCTCAACAATGCATGCCAATTGTTGTGTTGGTATAGAAAACAAAGTCAATGATCTTAAAATTTTGCTTGAGGATTGGAAGAAGTATATGGCATTGTctgaaattgagaaaaaagaGTCACATCCTTCATGGAGCGTACCACAACTTTGCAG GACGTCCTTTGAACGTGCCAAAGAAAGGAATCTGATTAATTAA
- the LOC114390423 gene encoding uncharacterized protein At4g15970-like isoform X2, producing MKDTSTSVDRDKEGSSSGSGSHIWVMRRVMQVTMFLAGLAVLWMFLYNTASPFGIFPAFSHSINAQSSKQANYDPKLESVLRDASMKDKTVIITTLNDAWAEPGSMFDLFLESLQLGNGTQWLSNHLVVITWDQKTLARCLVVHKHCYQVETKGGNYTGEVFYMTPNYLHMMWRRTEFLGSILEMGYNFVFTDTDIMWLRDPFKQFYKDTDFQIACDSFNGNSSDLNNFPNGGFKYVQSNNRTIWFYKFWFDSRNFYPGLNEQDVLNNIKMHPLISKMKLKIRFLSTSYFGGFCQPAEDFNKVSTMHANCCVGIENKVNDLKILLEDWKKYMALSEIEKKESHPSWSVPQLCR from the exons ATGAAGGACACCTCCACCAGCGTTGACCGCGACAAGGAAGGGAGTTCCAGTGGCTCCGGTAGCCACATTTGGGTGATGAGAAGGGTCATGCAAGTCACCATGTTCCTTGCTGGGCTTGCTGTGTTGTGGATGTTTCTCTATAACACTGCTTCTCCCTTTGGAATATTCCCTGCCTTCTCACATAGCATCAATGCTCAGTCATCAAAG CAGGCTAATTATGATCCAAAGCTAGAGAGTGTTCTTAGAGACGCATCTATGAAGGATAAGACAGTGATAATCACAACTTTAAATGATGCATGGGCAGAGCCAGGTTCCATGTTTGACCTCTTCCTTGAGAGTTTACAACTAGGGAATGGGACACAATGGCTTTCAAATCACTTGGTGGTAATAACTTGGGACCAAAAGACACTTGCTCGTTGCCTTGTTGTGCACAAACATTGTTACCAAGTAGAAACTAAAGGTGGCAATTACACTGGTGAAGTATTTTACATGACCCCAAACTACCTACACATGATGTGGAGAAGAACTGAATTCCTTGGTTCCATCCTTGAGATGGGATACAACTTTGTGTTCACG gATACTGATATAATGTGGCTTAGAGATCCCTTCAAACAATTTTACAAAGATACAGATTTCCAAATAGCTTGTGATTCTTTCAATGGCAATTCCTCTGACTTAAACAACTTTCCAAATGGAGGATTTAAATATGTGCAATCAAATAACCGAACTATTTGGTTCTATAAGTTCTGGTTCGACTCTAGGAATTTCTACCCTGGGTTGAATGAGCAGGATGTgctcaacaatatcaaaatGCATCCATTAATTTCCAAAATGAAGCTGAAGATTAGGTTCCTTAGCACTAGTTATTTTGGAGGGTTTTGCCAGCCTGCAGAGGACTTCAACAAGGTCTCAACAATGCATGCCAATTGTTGTGTTGGTATAGAAAACAAAGTCAATGATCTTAAAATTTTGCTTGAGGATTGGAAGAAGTATATGGCATTGTctgaaattgagaaaaaagaGTCACATCCTTCATGGAGCGTACCACAACTTTGCAG atga